A stretch of the Ictidomys tridecemlineatus isolate mIctTri1 chromosome 5, mIctTri1.hap1, whole genome shotgun sequence genome encodes the following:
- the Leo1 gene encoding RNA polymerase-associated protein LEO1 isoform X1 yields the protein MADMEDLFGSDAESEAERKDSDSGSDSDSDQENAASGSNASGSESDQDERGDSGQPNNKELFGDDSEDEGASHHSGSDNHSERSDNRSEASERSDHEDNDPSDVDQHSGSEAHNDDEDEGHRSDGGSHHSEAEGSEKAHSDDEKWDREDKSDQSDDEKIQNSDDEERAQGSDEDKLQNSDDDEKMQNTDDEERPQLSDDERPQLSEEEKANSDDERQAASDNDDEKQNSDDDERPQMSDEEKMQNSDDERPQASDEDRRHSDDEEEQDHKSESARGSDSEDEVLRMKRKNAIASDSEADSDTEVPKDNSGTMDLFGGADDISSGSDGEDKPPTPGQPVDENGLPQDQQEEEPIPETRIEVEIPKVNTDLGNDLYFVKLPNFLSVEPRPFDPQYYEDEFEDEEMLDEEGRTRLKLKVENTIRWRIRRDEEGNEIKESNARIVKWSDGSMSLHLGNEVFDVYKAPLQGDHNHLFIRQGTGLQGQAVFKTKLTFRPHSTDSATHRKMTLSLADRCSKTQKIRILPMAGRDPECQRTEMIKKEEERLRASIRRESQQRRMREKQHQRGLSASYLEPDRYDEEEEGEESISLAAIKNRYKGGIREERARIYSSDSDEGSEEDKAQRLLKAKKLTSDEEGEPSGKRKAEDDDKANKKHKKYVISDEEEDDDD from the exons ATGGCGGATATGGAGGATCTCTTCGGGAGCGACGCTGAAAGCGAAGCCGAGCGTAAAG ATTCTGATTCTGGATCTGACTCAGATTCTGATCAAGAGAATGCTGCTTCTGGCAGTAATGCCTCTGGAAGTGAAAGTGATCAAGATGAAAGAGGTGATTCAGGACAACCAAATAATAAGGAACTGTTTGGAGATGACAGTGAGGATGAAGGAGCTTCTCATCACAGTGGCAGTGATAATCACTCTGAAAGGTCAGACAATAGATCAGAAGCCTCTGAGCGTTCTGACCATGAGGACAATGACCCTTCAGATGTAGATCAGCACAGCGGATCAGAAGCCCataatgatgatgaagatgaaggTCATAGATCAGATGGAGGGAGCCATCACTCAGAAGCTGAAGGTTCGGAAAAAGCACATTCAGATGATGAAAAATGGGACAGAGAAGACAAAAGTGACCAGTCAGATGATGAAAAGATACAAAATTCTGATGATGAGGAGAGAGCACAAGGTTCTGATGAAGATAAACTGCAAAACTCTGATGATGATGAGAAAATGCAGAACACAGATGATGAGGAGAGGCCTCAGCTTTCTGATGATGAGAGACCGCAGCTATCTGAGGAGGAAAAGGCTAATTCTGATGATGAGCGGCAAGCAGCTTCTGATAATGATGATGAGAAACAGAATTCTGATGATGATGAACGACCACAGATGTCCgatgaggagaaaatgcaaaattcTGATGATGAAAGGCCACAGGCCTCAGATGAAGATCGTAGGCATTCAGATGACGAAGAGGAACAGGACCATAAATCAG AATCAGCAAGAGGCAGTGACAGTGAAGATGAGGTGTTACGGATGAAACGCAAGAATGCAATTGCATCTGATTCAGAAGCGGATAGTGACACTGAGGTGCCAAAAG ATAATAGTGGTACCATGGATCTATTTGGAGGTGCAGATGATATATCTTCAGGGAGTGATGGAGAAGATAAACCACCTACTCCAGGACAACCTGTG GATGAAAATGGATTGCCTCAGGATCAACAGGAGGAGGAACCAATTCCTGAGACCAGAATAGAAGTAGAAATACCCAAAGTAAACACTGATTTAGGAAATGACTTATATTTTGTTAAACTGCCCAACTTTCTCAGTGTAGAGCCCAG acCTTTTGATCCTCAGTATTATGAAGATGAATTTGAAGATGAGGAAATGCTGGATGAAGAAGGGAGAACCAGGTTAAAATTAAAG GTAGAAAATACCATAAGATGGAGGATACGCcgagatgaagaaggaaatgaaattaaagaaagcAATGCTCGGATAGTCAAGTGGTCAGATGGGAG CATGTCCCTGCATTTAGGCAATGAAGTGTTTGATGTGTACAAAGCCCCACTGCAGGGTGACCACAATCATCTTTTTATAAGACAAGGTACTGGTCTGCAGGGGCAAGCCgtctttaaaacaaaacttacCTTCAG ACCTCACTCTACAGACAGTGCCACACATAGAAAGATGACACTGTCACTTGCAGATAGATGTTCAAAGACACAGAAGATTAGAATCTTACCAATGGCTGGTCGTGATCCTGAATGCCAACGCACAGAAATGATTAAG AAAGAAGAAGAACGTTTGAGGGCTTCCATTCGTAGGGAGTCTCAGCAGCGTCGAATGAGAGAGAAACAGCACCAGCGGGGACTGAGTGCTAGTTACCTAGAACCTGATCGATATGATGAGGAAGAGGAAGGCGAGGAGTCCATCAGTTTGGCTGCCATTAAAAACCGATACAAAGGGGGCATTCGAG AGGAAAGAGCCAGAATCTATTCCTCAGACAGTGATGAGGGATCAGAAGAAGATAAGGCTCAAAGATTACTCAAAGCCAAGAAACTCACCAGTGATGAG gAGGGTGAACCTTctggaaagagaaaagcagaagatgatgataaagcaaataaaaagcatAAGAAGTATGTGATCAGtgatgaagaa
- the Leo1 gene encoding RNA polymerase-associated protein LEO1 isoform X2 has translation MADMEDLFGSDAESEAERKDSDSGSDSDSDQENAASGSNASGSESDQDERGDSGQPNNKELFGDDSEDEGASHHSGSDNHSERSDNRSEASERSDHEDNDPSDVDQHSGSEAHNDDEDEGHRSDGGSHHSEAEGSEKAHSDDEKWDREDKSDQSDDEKIQNSDDEERAQGSDEDKLQNSDDDEKMQNTDDEERPQLSDDERPQLSEEEKANSDDERQAASDNDDEKQNSDDDERPQMSDEEKMQNSDDERPQASDEDRRHSDDEEEQDHKSESARGSDSEDEVLRMKRKNAIASDSEADSDTEVPKDNSGTMDLFGGADDISSGSDGEDKPPTPGQPVDENGLPQDQQEEEPIPETRIEVEIPKVNTDLGNDLYFVKLPNFLSVEPRPFDPQYYEDEFEDEEMLDEEGRTRLKLKVENTIRWRIRRDEEGNEIKESNARIVKWSDGSMSLHLGNEVFDVYKAPLQGDHNHLFIRQGTGLQGQAVFKTKLTFRPHSTDSATHRKMTLSLADRCSKTQKIRILPMAGRDPECQRTEMIKKEEERLRASIRRESQQRRMREKQHQRGLSASYLEPDRYDEEEEGEESISLAAIKNRYKGGIREERARIYSSDSDEGSEEDKAQRLLKAKKLTSDEVNLLEREKQKMMIKQIKSIRSM, from the exons ATGGCGGATATGGAGGATCTCTTCGGGAGCGACGCTGAAAGCGAAGCCGAGCGTAAAG ATTCTGATTCTGGATCTGACTCAGATTCTGATCAAGAGAATGCTGCTTCTGGCAGTAATGCCTCTGGAAGTGAAAGTGATCAAGATGAAAGAGGTGATTCAGGACAACCAAATAATAAGGAACTGTTTGGAGATGACAGTGAGGATGAAGGAGCTTCTCATCACAGTGGCAGTGATAATCACTCTGAAAGGTCAGACAATAGATCAGAAGCCTCTGAGCGTTCTGACCATGAGGACAATGACCCTTCAGATGTAGATCAGCACAGCGGATCAGAAGCCCataatgatgatgaagatgaaggTCATAGATCAGATGGAGGGAGCCATCACTCAGAAGCTGAAGGTTCGGAAAAAGCACATTCAGATGATGAAAAATGGGACAGAGAAGACAAAAGTGACCAGTCAGATGATGAAAAGATACAAAATTCTGATGATGAGGAGAGAGCACAAGGTTCTGATGAAGATAAACTGCAAAACTCTGATGATGATGAGAAAATGCAGAACACAGATGATGAGGAGAGGCCTCAGCTTTCTGATGATGAGAGACCGCAGCTATCTGAGGAGGAAAAGGCTAATTCTGATGATGAGCGGCAAGCAGCTTCTGATAATGATGATGAGAAACAGAATTCTGATGATGATGAACGACCACAGATGTCCgatgaggagaaaatgcaaaattcTGATGATGAAAGGCCACAGGCCTCAGATGAAGATCGTAGGCATTCAGATGACGAAGAGGAACAGGACCATAAATCAG AATCAGCAAGAGGCAGTGACAGTGAAGATGAGGTGTTACGGATGAAACGCAAGAATGCAATTGCATCTGATTCAGAAGCGGATAGTGACACTGAGGTGCCAAAAG ATAATAGTGGTACCATGGATCTATTTGGAGGTGCAGATGATATATCTTCAGGGAGTGATGGAGAAGATAAACCACCTACTCCAGGACAACCTGTG GATGAAAATGGATTGCCTCAGGATCAACAGGAGGAGGAACCAATTCCTGAGACCAGAATAGAAGTAGAAATACCCAAAGTAAACACTGATTTAGGAAATGACTTATATTTTGTTAAACTGCCCAACTTTCTCAGTGTAGAGCCCAG acCTTTTGATCCTCAGTATTATGAAGATGAATTTGAAGATGAGGAAATGCTGGATGAAGAAGGGAGAACCAGGTTAAAATTAAAG GTAGAAAATACCATAAGATGGAGGATACGCcgagatgaagaaggaaatgaaattaaagaaagcAATGCTCGGATAGTCAAGTGGTCAGATGGGAG CATGTCCCTGCATTTAGGCAATGAAGTGTTTGATGTGTACAAAGCCCCACTGCAGGGTGACCACAATCATCTTTTTATAAGACAAGGTACTGGTCTGCAGGGGCAAGCCgtctttaaaacaaaacttacCTTCAG ACCTCACTCTACAGACAGTGCCACACATAGAAAGATGACACTGTCACTTGCAGATAGATGTTCAAAGACACAGAAGATTAGAATCTTACCAATGGCTGGTCGTGATCCTGAATGCCAACGCACAGAAATGATTAAG AAAGAAGAAGAACGTTTGAGGGCTTCCATTCGTAGGGAGTCTCAGCAGCGTCGAATGAGAGAGAAACAGCACCAGCGGGGACTGAGTGCTAGTTACCTAGAACCTGATCGATATGATGAGGAAGAGGAAGGCGAGGAGTCCATCAGTTTGGCTGCCATTAAAAACCGATACAAAGGGGGCATTCGAG AGGAAAGAGCCAGAATCTATTCCTCAGACAGTGATGAGGGATCAGAAGAAGATAAGGCTCAAAGATTACTCAAAGCCAAGAAACTCACCAGTGATGA GGTGAACCTTctggaaagagaaaagcagaagatgatgataaagcaaataaaaagcatAAGAAGTATGTGA
- the LOC101958893 gene encoding acylphosphatase-1: protein MAEGDTLVSVDYTILGKVQGVFFHKYTQSEGNSELGLVGWVQNTDQGTVQGKLQGPISKVRYMQEWLETKGSPKSQIDRANFSNEKVILKLDYSEFQIVK from the coding sequence ATGGCAGAAGGGGACACCTTGGTATCAGTGGATTACACAATTTTGGGGAAGGTGCAAGGGGTGTTTTTCCACAAGTACACTCAGAGTGAGGGTAACTCAGAGTTAGGATTGGTAGGCTGGGTCCAGAACACTGACCAGGGCACAGTACAAGGAAAATTGCAAGGTCCCATCTCCAAGGTGCGTTACATGCAGGAATGGCTTGAGACAAAAGGAAGTCCCAAATCACAAATTGACAGAGCAAATTTCAGCAATGAGAAAGTCATCTTGAAGCTGGATTACTCGGAGTTCCAAATTGTGAAATAA